The following coding sequences lie in one uncultured Mailhella sp. genomic window:
- a CDS encoding sodium-dependent transporter yields MAQREQLASRLGFLLLSAGCAIGLGNVWRFPYITGKYGGAVFLVVYLLFLIFVGLPVLVMEFSVGRATQRNMAHALARLEPRGSWWHRFGIMSPIGNYLLMMFYIPIAGWMLCYCWFMLSGRLDVPTEQVPAVFGGMLADPWLLLFWTVVVSASCFAICGQGLQRGVERVVKVMMLGLLVIMLGLALHSCFLEGGSKGLEFYLKPDLGRAVDAGFLALVNDAMNQAFFTLSVGMGSMCIFGSYLKKDRSLTQESVLIVALDTFVALTAGLIIFPACFAFGVTPDAGPGLIFITLPNIFNNMTGGRFWGFLFFVFMSAAALTTVIAVLENIIAFFMDGYGWSRKKSTIINFVVLTLLTLPCILGFNVWSDFQPFGPGSAVLDLEDFIISNNILPLGSFLFMLFCCHRYGWGWDNFIAEADTGRGMKFPKFLRFYLTWVLPVVFLFIFAQGYIQKFF; encoded by the coding sequence ATGGCTCAGCGTGAACAACTTGCCAGCAGACTGGGGTTTCTGCTTCTTTCGGCCGGGTGCGCCATCGGGCTCGGCAACGTATGGCGCTTTCCGTATATTACGGGCAAGTACGGCGGCGCTGTCTTTCTTGTGGTTTATCTGCTTTTCCTGATCTTCGTGGGGCTTCCCGTGCTGGTCATGGAATTTTCCGTGGGGCGCGCCACGCAGCGCAACATGGCCCACGCGCTGGCCAGGCTTGAGCCCCGGGGCAGCTGGTGGCACAGGTTCGGCATCATGAGCCCCATAGGCAACTATCTTCTGATGATGTTCTACATTCCCATTGCCGGCTGGATGCTCTGCTACTGCTGGTTCATGCTGTCCGGCCGTCTGGATGTTCCCACGGAGCAGGTTCCGGCGGTGTTCGGCGGCATGCTTGCCGATCCCTGGCTGCTGCTGTTCTGGACCGTAGTGGTGTCCGCGTCGTGCTTCGCGATCTGCGGACAGGGCCTGCAGCGGGGCGTGGAGCGCGTGGTCAAGGTCATGATGCTGGGGCTGCTTGTCATCATGCTGGGGCTCGCCCTGCACTCCTGTTTTCTGGAAGGCGGCTCCAAGGGGCTGGAATTCTATCTCAAGCCCGATCTCGGACGCGCCGTGGACGCGGGCTTTCTCGCTCTGGTGAACGACGCCATGAATCAGGCCTTCTTCACCCTGAGCGTGGGCATGGGCAGCATGTGCATTTTCGGCAGCTACCTGAAGAAGGATCGCTCGCTTACGCAGGAATCCGTGCTCATCGTGGCGCTGGACACCTTTGTGGCCCTGACCGCCGGGCTCATCATCTTCCCCGCCTGCTTCGCCTTCGGCGTGACGCCGGACGCCGGGCCCGGTCTCATTTTCATCACCCTGCCCAACATCTTCAACAACATGACCGGCGGCCGCTTCTGGGGCTTTTTGTTCTTCGTGTTCATGAGTGCGGCCGCGCTCACCACGGTCATTGCGGTGCTCGAAAACATCATTGCGTTTTTCATGGACGGCTACGGCTGGTCGCGCAAAAAGTCCACCATCATCAATTTCGTGGTGCTCACCCTGCTCACTCTGCCCTGCATTCTCGGCTTCAATGTCTGGTCCGACTTCCAGCCCTTCGGCCCCGGCAGCGCGGTGCTTGATCTTGAAGACTTCATCATCAGCAACAACATTCTTCCGCTGGGTTCGTTCCTGTTCATGCTGTTCTGCTGTCACCGCTACGGCTGGGGCTGGGACAACTTTATTGCCGAGGCCGACACGGGTCGGGGCATGAAGTTCCCCAAGTTTCTGCGCTTCTATCTGACCTGGGTTCTGCCGGTGGTGTTTCTTTTCATCTTCGCGCAGGGATACATTCAGAAGTTCTTTTAA
- a CDS encoding sodium-dependent transporter encodes MAQREQLASRLGFLFLSAGCAIGLGNVWRFPFITGKYGGAVFLVAYLVFLLGMGLPILIMEFTVGRASRRNMSRAFRELKPGSKWSYFGCFSIIGSYALMMFYIPVAGWMMYYCWATVTGTLSVPVDQVPGVFSNLLASPGIMLFWTLVASLGCFGVCALGLQKGVERVVKIMMGGLLVIVVGLAVHSLTLPGSMKGVAFYLVPDLQRAMDAGIMSLLNDAMNQAFFTLSIGIGAMCIFGSYLNRDNALTKESVFIVSLDTFVAFMSGLIIFPACFAFGVQPDAGPGLIFITLPNIFNNMAGGRFWGALFFVFMSAAALTTVIAVMENIISHFMDTYEWTRKKAVKINCVVLTLCTLPCIFGFNIWSDIQPLGQGSTIMDLEDFVISNNLLPLGSLIFCLFCCQRYGWGWDKFIAEADTGAGMKFPKFLRFYLTWILPVVLLVIFVEGYIQKFF; translated from the coding sequence ATGGCTCAACGAGAACAGCTCGCCAGTCGGCTGGGTTTTCTTTTCCTTTCCGCCGGTTGTGCCATCGGACTCGGCAATGTATGGCGTTTTCCTTTTATTACGGGCAAATACGGCGGCGCTGTTTTTCTTGTCGCCTATCTTGTGTTTCTTCTCGGCATGGGGCTGCCCATTCTCATCATGGAATTCACCGTCGGGCGCGCTTCCAGGCGAAACATGTCCCGCGCCTTTCGTGAACTCAAGCCCGGTTCCAAATGGAGCTATTTCGGCTGTTTCAGCATCATAGGCTCCTACGCGCTCATGATGTTCTACATTCCCGTGGCCGGATGGATGATGTATTACTGCTGGGCCACCGTGACGGGCACGCTTTCCGTTCCCGTGGATCAGGTGCCGGGAGTCTTTTCCAATCTGCTTGCCAGTCCGGGCATCATGCTTTTCTGGACGCTTGTCGCCTCCCTCGGATGCTTCGGCGTGTGCGCGCTCGGGCTTCAGAAGGGCGTGGAGCGCGTGGTCAAAATCATGATGGGCGGACTGCTCGTCATCGTCGTCGGCCTTGCCGTGCATTCCCTCACTCTGCCCGGCAGCATGAAGGGCGTTGCCTTCTATCTCGTGCCCGACCTTCAGCGCGCCATGGACGCCGGCATCATGTCGCTTCTCAACGACGCCATGAATCAGGCCTTCTTCACCCTGAGCATCGGCATCGGCGCCATGTGCATTTTCGGCAGCTATCTCAACCGGGACAACGCCCTGACCAAGGAATCGGTGTTCATCGTTTCTCTGGACACCTTCGTGGCGTTCATGTCGGGCCTCATCATTTTCCCGGCGTGCTTCGCCTTCGGCGTGCAGCCCGACGCCGGCCCCGGCCTCATCTTCATCACGCTGCCCAACATCTTCAACAACATGGCCGGCGGCCGCTTCTGGGGCGCGCTGTTCTTCGTGTTCATGAGCGCGGCTGCGCTCACCACGGTCATCGCCGTAATGGAAAACATCATCTCCCACTTCATGGACACCTACGAGTGGACGAGAAAGAAGGCCGTGAAGATCAACTGCGTGGTGCTTACGCTCTGCACCCTGCCCTGCATTTTCGGCTTCAACATCTGGTCGGACATTCAGCCCCTCGGTCAGGGTTCCACCATCATGGATCTTGAGGACTTCGTCATCAGCAACAACCTGCTGCCGCTCGGCTCGCTCATTTTCTGCCTGTTCTGCTGCCAGCGCTACGGCTGGGGCTGGGACAAGTTCATTGCCGAAGCCGACACCGGCGCAGGCATGAAGTTTCCCAAGTTCCTGCGCTTCTACCTGACCTGGATACTGCCCGTTGTGCTTCTGGTCATTTTTGTGGAAGGCTACATTCAGAAGTTCTTCTGA
- a CDS encoding chloride channel protein: MNQHRRKYWILRANHVLLALEGVVIGLGCACVICSFRLARDHAAPVLSSWLAGWKEHWWIAPLWLLVLVAAARFLGWLVKTTPLISGSGIPQTELIVRGRLHVSRRDWLRVLPAKFVGCLVSTVGGLSLGREGPCIQMGAATAALLAGLWERISFAGHIHIAAGAAAGMTAAFGSPIAGVLFVFEEMKSRFTWGGLLAVGFAAATAALATRCLFGFGLIFPFRDIRALPLSLLWTAPLMGVLMGAAGVLYNKALLGTKNAEALHTPLSQNWRILPPMLAAFVLAFACPAVLGGGEDLAGSLIRFAADPASVLPALLILAALKIAFSLFSYTGNVPGGILMPMLCIGALLGALCGQLLAASGLIPPESWNSFLIYGMVGFFVSMVRVPLTGTALVMEMSGALSCLPGAIIVAFIASWTANALRCPPVYDSLRAAIVVSRKK; the protein is encoded by the coding sequence ATGAATCAACATCGCCGCAAATACTGGATTCTGCGCGCCAACCACGTTCTGCTCGCTCTGGAAGGCGTCGTCATCGGCCTCGGCTGCGCCTGCGTCATCTGCAGTTTCCGCCTGGCCCGCGACCATGCCGCGCCCGTTCTCTCCTCCTGGCTTGCAGGGTGGAAGGAACACTGGTGGATCGCGCCGCTCTGGCTGCTCGTCCTTGTTGCCGCCGCCCGTTTTCTCGGCTGGCTGGTCAAAACCACGCCGCTCATTTCCGGCAGCGGCATTCCGCAGACGGAACTCATCGTCCGGGGCAGACTCCACGTCTCGCGCCGTGACTGGCTGCGCGTGCTTCCGGCAAAATTCGTCGGATGCCTCGTTTCCACGGTGGGCGGACTCTCCCTCGGTCGCGAAGGGCCCTGCATCCAGATGGGAGCGGCTACCGCAGCCCTTCTTGCCGGACTCTGGGAACGCATCTCCTTTGCCGGGCACATTCACATCGCCGCCGGAGCCGCCGCAGGCATGACCGCCGCCTTCGGCTCTCCCATTGCCGGCGTCCTCTTCGTGTTCGAGGAAATGAAAAGCCGCTTCACCTGGGGCGGACTCCTCGCCGTGGGCTTTGCCGCCGCCACGGCCGCACTCGCCACGCGCTGTCTTTTCGGATTCGGACTCATCTTTCCCTTCCGGGACATCCGCGCTCTGCCGCTTTCCCTCCTCTGGACGGCTCCCCTCATGGGCGTCCTCATGGGCGCGGCGGGCGTGCTCTACAACAAAGCTCTGCTCGGAACCAAAAACGCCGAAGCCCTGCACACGCCCCTTTCCCAGAACTGGCGCATCCTGCCGCCCATGCTGGCCGCCTTCGTGCTGGCCTTCGCCTGCCCCGCCGTGCTCGGCGGCGGCGAAGACCTCGCCGGAAGCCTGATACGCTTTGCCGCCGACCCCGCCTCCGTCCTGCCCGCGCTGCTCATCCTCGCCGCTCTCAAAATCGCCTTCTCCCTGTTCAGTTACACCGGCAACGTGCCCGGCGGCATACTCATGCCCATGCTCTGCATAGGCGCGCTGCTCGGAGCCCTCTGCGGACAGCTTCTCGCCGCCTCCGGCCTCATCCCCCCGGAAAGCTGGAACTCCTTCCTCATCTACGGCATGGTCGGCTTCTTCGTCTCCATGGTGCGCGTCCCCCTCACCGGCACCGCCCTCGTCATGGAAATGTCCGGCGCCCTCTCCTGCCTCCCCGGCGCCATCATCGTGGCATTCATCGCCTCATGGACAGCCAACGCCCTCCGCTGCCCCCCGGTCTACGACTCTCTGAGAGCTGCCATCGTTGTTTCAAGGAAGAAATAG
- the gyrA gene encoding DNA gyrase subunit A produces MAEFKVDIEKELRQSYLAYSLSVIIGRAIPDARDGLKPVHRRILFAQSQMANTYNRPTKKSARVVGDVIGKYHPHGDSAVYDALVRMAQDFNMRDPLEDGQGNFGSIDGDSAAAMRYTEVRMSRLASEFLDDIEKKTVDFRPNYDGSEQEPEVLPTKVPNLLLNGSSGIAVGMATNIPPHNLGELCDALLRLIDEPDCTVDDLIDFVHGPDFPTAGFVYAGQGLLDAYRTGRGVVKVRGRVEVEERKKGQQSVVIREIPYALNKSVLVTKIAALVNDRKLDGVTDLRDLSDKKGIRIILDLRRGTIPELVINALYKYTPLETSFGINMLAVVDNKPQQLNLRTALTCFLDHRREVVIRRTRFDLEKAQARAHIVEGLLKALDIIDEIVSLIRGSETPQEAKSGLVNRFGFTEIQAQSILDMRLQRLTGLERDKLLEEFRELQKLIAYLTSILEDPEVLRGVLRDETLYIKNTYSTPRRTEVVMDELSGIDIEDLIPDEDVVITLSRRGYIKRTTLANYQQQKRGGKGIAGLHTSEDDFVQEFLTTTNHQYLLLFTNKGRMHQLKVHQVPEGSRTAKGMHIANLLPLEKDEWVANALTVREFSEQSYFLFTTKQGMVKRSSASLYARCRKSGMIALGLKEGDELIAVREVTDSDHVVLATAHGMAIRFAMPDVRPMGRSASGVKGIGLRRGDSVVACVTVKDGDNSTMIMTVSALGYGKRTKIDLYRMQSRGGIGLINFKVSPKTGEVIGAMPVSDSDSLILLTSTNKIIRLGVDEVRSVGRATMGVRLVKLDEGASVAGFDTVSDNGENAEE; encoded by the coding sequence GTGGCAGAATTTAAAGTCGATATAGAAAAAGAGCTGCGCCAGTCCTATCTGGCCTACTCTCTCAGCGTCATCATAGGCCGCGCCATTCCCGACGCGCGCGACGGCCTCAAGCCCGTGCATCGCCGCATTCTCTTTGCGCAGTCGCAGATGGCCAACACCTACAACCGGCCCACCAAGAAAAGCGCCCGCGTCGTCGGCGACGTCATAGGCAAGTATCATCCTCACGGCGACTCCGCCGTGTACGACGCCCTCGTGCGCATGGCGCAGGACTTCAACATGCGCGATCCCCTGGAAGACGGTCAGGGCAACTTCGGCTCCATCGACGGCGACTCCGCCGCCGCCATGCGATACACCGAAGTGCGCATGTCCCGCCTTGCTTCCGAATTTCTGGACGACATCGAGAAGAAGACCGTGGATTTCCGTCCGAACTACGACGGTTCGGAACAGGAGCCCGAAGTGCTCCCCACCAAGGTGCCGAACCTGCTGCTCAACGGTTCTTCGGGCATTGCCGTGGGCATGGCCACCAACATTCCTCCCCACAACCTCGGGGAACTGTGCGACGCGCTCCTGCGCCTCATCGACGAACCCGACTGCACCGTGGACGACCTCATCGATTTCGTTCACGGCCCGGATTTCCCCACGGCCGGCTTCGTGTATGCCGGTCAGGGGCTTCTCGACGCCTACCGCACCGGCCGCGGCGTGGTGAAGGTGCGCGGCCGCGTGGAAGTTGAGGAACGCAAGAAAGGACAGCAGTCCGTGGTTATCCGCGAAATTCCCTACGCGCTCAACAAGTCCGTGCTCGTCACCAAGATTGCGGCCCTCGTGAACGACCGCAAGCTCGACGGCGTGACCGACCTGCGCGACCTGTCCGACAAGAAGGGCATACGCATCATTCTCGATCTGCGCCGGGGCACCATTCCGGAGCTCGTCATCAACGCGCTCTACAAGTACACGCCGCTGGAAACCTCCTTCGGCATCAACATGCTCGCCGTGGTGGACAACAAGCCCCAGCAGCTCAATCTGCGCACGGCCCTCACCTGCTTCCTCGATCATCGCCGCGAGGTGGTCATTCGCCGCACCCGCTTCGATCTGGAAAAGGCGCAGGCCCGCGCCCACATCGTGGAAGGTCTGCTCAAGGCGCTCGACATCATCGATGAAATCGTGTCGCTCATCCGCGGTTCGGAAACCCCGCAGGAAGCCAAGTCCGGCCTGGTGAACCGCTTCGGATTCACGGAAATTCAGGCGCAGAGCATTCTCGACATGCGCCTGCAGCGCCTCACCGGCCTCGAACGCGACAAGCTGCTCGAAGAATTCCGCGAACTGCAGAAGCTCATCGCCTACCTGACCTCCATCCTTGAGGATCCCGAAGTGCTCCGCGGGGTGCTGCGCGACGAAACGCTGTACATCAAGAACACCTACTCCACGCCCCGCCGCACCGAAGTGGTCATGGACGAGCTTTCCGGCATCGACATCGAAGACCTCATTCCCGACGAGGACGTGGTCATCACCCTGTCGCGGCGCGGCTACATCAAGCGCACCACGCTCGCCAATTATCAGCAGCAGAAGAGAGGCGGCAAGGGCATTGCCGGCCTGCACACCTCCGAAGACGACTTCGTGCAGGAATTCCTCACCACCACCAATCATCAGTATCTGCTGCTCTTCACCAACAAGGGCCGCATGCATCAGCTCAAGGTGCATCAGGTTCCGGAAGGCAGCCGCACCGCCAAGGGCATGCACATCGCCAACCTTCTGCCGCTGGAAAAGGACGAGTGGGTGGCCAACGCCCTTACCGTGCGTGAATTCTCCGAGCAGAGCTACTTTTTGTTCACCACCAAGCAGGGCATGGTCAAGCGCTCCAGCGCTTCCCTGTACGCCCGCTGCCGCAAGAGCGGAATGATAGCCCTCGGCCTCAAGGAAGGCGATGAACTCATCGCCGTGCGCGAAGTCACGGATTCCGATCACGTGGTGCTCGCCACCGCCCACGGCATGGCCATCCGCTTCGCCATGCCCGATGTTCGCCCCATGGGCCGCAGCGCTTCCGGCGTGAAAGGCATAGGTCTGCGCCGTGGCGACTCCGTGGTGGCCTGCGTCACTGTGAAGGACGGCGACAACTCCACCATGATCATGACGGTCTCTGCCCTCGGCTACGGCAAACGCACCAAGATAGACCTCTACCGCATGCAGAGCCGCGGCGGCATAGGCCTCATCAACTTCAAGGTCTCCCCCAAGACCGGCGAAGTCATCGGCGCCATGCCCGTGTCCGATTCGGACTCCCTCATCCTGCTCACCTCCACCAACAAGATCATCCGCCTCGGCGTGGACGAAGTCCGCTCCGTCGGCCGCGCCACTATGGGCGTCCGCCTCGTCAAACTCGACGAAGGCGCCAGCGTCGCCGGCTTCGACACCGTGTCCGACAACGGAGAGAATGCGGAAGAATAG